A section of the Clostridium felsineum DSM 794 genome encodes:
- the murI gene encoding glutamate racemase codes for MIVKDNPIGVIDSGVGGISVLREAVKNLPHENFIYYGDSKNAPYGIKSVEEVRSLTCSVVEKLLKMNIKALVVACNTATSAAIDELRERYKNIPIIGIEPALKPAVELKRKGKIIIMATPMTLSEIKFRKLMEKYEETSEIVKLPCPGLVELIEDGIVEGPKMQEYLRGKFREYEKDDIAAFVLGCTHYPFVRKEIGKIAHDVPIIDGSEGTVMQLKRKLKKYDILNDNSKGGEVQILNSLISDKIIDLSYKLLKLK; via the coding sequence GTGTTGGAGGTATAAGTGTTTTAAGGGAAGCTGTAAAAAACTTACCCCATGAAAATTTTATATATTATGGAGATTCAAAAAATGCACCCTATGGAATAAAAAGTGTTGAAGAAGTAAGGAGTCTTACTTGTAGTGTTGTAGAAAAACTTCTTAAGATGAATATAAAGGCGCTTGTAGTAGCATGTAACACAGCAACTAGTGCAGCAATAGATGAGCTAAGAGAAAGGTATAAGAACATACCTATTATAGGTATAGAACCAGCGCTTAAACCAGCAGTAGAATTAAAAAGAAAGGGTAAAATAATAATAATGGCAACACCTATGACCCTTTCAGAAATTAAGTTCAGAAAGCTTATGGAAAAGTATGAAGAAACTTCTGAAATAGTGAAGCTTCCTTGTCCGGGCCTTGTGGAGCTTATAGAAGATGGAATTGTGGAAGGACCAAAAATGCAGGAGTATTTAAGAGGTAAATTTAGAGAGTATGAAAAGGATGATATTGCGGCATTTGTACTCGGTTGTACACATTATCCATTTGTAAGAAAAGAAATAGGAAAAATTGCCCATGATGTACCGATAATTGATGGTAGTGAAGGTACGGTTATGCAATTAAAAAGAAAACTTAAGAAATATGATATTTTAAATGATAATTCTAAAGGGGGAGAAGTTCAAATACTTAACTCTTTAATTAGCGATAAAATAATAGACTTAAGTTATAAGCTTTTAAAGCTAAAATGA